The following coding sequences lie in one uncultured Mailhella sp. genomic window:
- a CDS encoding type III secretion system chaperone, with the protein MPDAFTSLLSALAPALGLPEITVREDDPSCLLVIDDFEVSLRWLPEADMVMMFTVVAPLPLEGREALYAELLDANTFFHGTQGFTLAAREDTGVTLQGVMSMRLLDGSNVAQWVQNFVDVASEWQAVCLKEPQPDAQPEPQTVFPQDMLRV; encoded by the coding sequence ATGCCTGATGCCTTTACTTCTCTTTTGTCGGCGCTGGCTCCCGCGCTGGGACTGCCGGAAATCACCGTGCGCGAGGACGACCCTTCCTGCCTTCTGGTCATCGACGATTTTGAAGTCAGCCTGCGCTGGCTGCCGGAAGCCGACATGGTGATGATGTTCACCGTGGTGGCGCCGCTGCCCTTGGAGGGGCGGGAAGCGCTCTACGCCGAGCTTTTGGACGCCAACACGTTTTTCCACGGCACGCAGGGCTTTACGCTGGCCGCGCGGGAAGACACGGGAGTGACGCTTCAGGGCGTGATGTCCATGCGCCTGCTCGACGGCTCGAACGTGGCGCAGTGGGTGCAGAACTTTGTGGACGTGGCTTCGGAGTGGCAGGCCGTCTGCCTGAAGGAGCCGCAGCCCGACGCGCAGCCGGAGCCGCAGACCGTGTTCCCGCAGGACATGCTGCGGGTGTAG
- a CDS encoding alpha/beta fold hydrolase, whose protein sequence is MAVVLSYRWRRNPERLLRSWGMGARVRSSREEKRFLDRLDAAPDNELGNFCLVMGGFTDAFFGRAYAILGDLPALLGEDFDIYYREYDEIAAARRLLRRYGGLPRRLVLIGHSWGASSLARDVVPACRSVRVDALVTLDPVGVRGPLFLPQVRRWLNVYVPYDKAAWSRENNIARLGRPWEFVRQAGVNRIFPPLRHADARGMFRAFGEGFIRLVLLER, encoded by the coding sequence ATGGCCGTGGTGCTTTCATACCGATGGCGAAGGAACCCCGAACGACTGCTCCGATCGTGGGGCATGGGGGCGCGCGTGCGCTCGTCGCGCGAGGAAAAGCGTTTTCTTGACCGCCTGGATGCCGCGCCCGACAACGAACTCGGCAATTTCTGCCTGGTCATGGGCGGCTTTACCGACGCCTTTTTCGGTCGGGCCTACGCCATTCTCGGCGACCTGCCCGCGCTCCTCGGCGAAGATTTCGACATCTATTACCGCGAATACGATGAAATTGCCGCCGCCCGCCGCCTTCTTCGCCGCTACGGCGGACTCCCGCGCCGCCTGGTGCTCATCGGACACAGCTGGGGCGCAAGCTCCCTCGCCCGGGACGTCGTGCCCGCCTGCCGCAGCGTTCGCGTGGATGCCCTCGTCACCCTGGACCCCGTGGGCGTGCGCGGCCCGCTCTTCCTGCCGCAGGTCCGCCGCTGGCTGAACGTCTATGTTCCCTACGACAAGGCCGCCTGGTCCCGTGAAAACAATATCGCCAGACTCGGCAGACCCTGGGAATTCGTGCGGCAGGCCGGCGTCAACCGCATCTTCCCGCCCCTCCGACACGCCGACGCCCGCGGCATGTTCCGCGCCTTCGGCGAAGGCTTCATCAGACTCGTGCTGCTGGAGAGATAG